In Novosphingobium sp. IK01, a genomic segment contains:
- a CDS encoding globin domain-containing protein, which yields MSKPLSPETMALVKATAPALQQHGVEITTRMYQRLFVDPEIKALFDMAAHESGAQPKRLAAAILAFAQNVDKLDVLKPAIERIAARHVETHIKPEHYPAVANALLPAIRDILGEAATDEILNAWGEAYWFLADILINREAQLYRTEAA from the coding sequence ATGTCCAAACCGCTTTCCCCCGAAACAATGGCTTTGGTAAAAGCTACGGCGCCTGCGCTCCAGCAGCACGGCGTGGAGATTACCACGCGCATGTATCAGCGCCTGTTCGTCGATCCGGAGATCAAGGCGCTGTTTGACATGGCCGCGCACGAATCCGGCGCGCAGCCCAAGCGGCTCGCGGCGGCGATCCTCGCCTTTGCGCAGAATGTGGACAAGCTCGACGTGCTGAAACCCGCGATCGAGCGCATCGCCGCGCGCCATGTCGAGACCCATATCAAGCCCGAACATTATCCTGCGGTCGCCAACGCGCTGCTGCCGGCGATCCGCGACATATTGGGCGAGGCGGCAACCGATGAGATTCTGAACGCCTGGGGCGAAGCCTACTGGTTCCTGGCCGATATCCTTATCAACCGTGAGGCGCAGCTCTACCGGACTGAGGCGGCATGA
- a CDS encoding LuxR C-terminal-related transcriptional regulator codes for MSPPPANDPTETADLTPREREVLGLICEGLDDKVIAKHLSLSGNTVRNHVAGIYGKIGVNRRAAAIAWARERGFA; via the coding sequence ATTTCGCCCCCTCCCGCAAACGACCCCACTGAGACCGCCGACCTGACGCCTCGTGAGCGTGAGGTGCTGGGGCTTATCTGCGAGGGCCTGGACGACAAGGTGATCGCGAAGCATTTGTCGCTTTCGGGAAACACGGTGCGAAACCACGTTGCCGGCATCTACGGAAAGATCGGTGTCAATCGGCGCGCCGCAGCCATTGCTTGGGCTCGGGAACGTGGCTTTGCCTAA
- a CDS encoding IS110 family transposase, with amino-acid sequence MTETVKYVGLDVHKETIAVAVADGERGGEVRFVGTVANEDDAIRKLVKRLTGPGVTLNVCYEAGPCGYGLHRLLTKLGQNCIVIAPSMMPRRPGDHVKTDRRDAMTLARLLRAGELTAIWIPDEAHEAVRDLIRARRSAQDDAIGAKQTVRSFLLRHDRRFGGKAAWTKMYWRWLSEQRFDFPHQQLAFEEMQKRVLEAQARVGRLEAALTEAVDAWCFAPLVRNLQVLRGIRLVSAATLVAEVGDLTRFDNPKQLMAYVGLVPSEHSSGARTKRGRITRAGNAQARTMLIEAGWSYRLPAREERRYRERVIDLSEDIQAIGWKAQVRLCQRYRRLAATGKPQPKVTTAIARELVGYAWDIARRVSPAIAG; translated from the coding sequence ATGACGGAGACGGTGAAATACGTTGGTCTGGACGTTCATAAGGAAACCATTGCGGTCGCGGTTGCCGATGGGGAACGCGGAGGCGAGGTGCGTTTCGTCGGCACGGTCGCCAACGAGGACGATGCGATCAGGAAGCTGGTCAAGCGGCTGACTGGACCGGGCGTGACGTTGAACGTCTGCTACGAAGCTGGTCCCTGCGGGTATGGCTTGCATCGGCTGCTGACGAAGCTGGGACAGAATTGCATCGTCATCGCCCCCTCGATGATGCCGCGGCGCCCGGGTGACCATGTAAAGACGGACCGGCGTGACGCGATGACCCTGGCGCGGCTGCTACGCGCTGGCGAACTCACCGCAATCTGGATACCGGACGAAGCGCACGAGGCGGTACGCGATCTCATCCGCGCGCGACGCAGCGCGCAAGATGATGCCATCGGAGCCAAGCAGACAGTGCGCAGCTTCCTGTTGCGTCATGATCGTCGTTTCGGCGGCAAGGCGGCCTGGACGAAAATGTACTGGCGGTGGTTGTCCGAGCAGCGGTTCGATTTTCCCCACCAACAGCTGGCATTCGAGGAAATGCAGAAGCGGGTGCTGGAGGCGCAGGCACGGGTTGGGCGCTTAGAAGCGGCGCTGACTGAAGCGGTGGACGCATGGTGTTTTGCGCCGCTGGTCCGCAATCTACAGGTCCTGCGCGGTATCAGGCTGGTCAGCGCTGCGACGCTGGTCGCTGAAGTAGGCGATCTCACCCGCTTCGACAATCCCAAGCAACTGATGGCGTATGTCGGCTTGGTGCCGTCCGAGCACTCCAGCGGCGCTCGGACCAAACGGGGCCGGATCACCCGCGCGGGCAACGCGCAGGCACGAACCATGCTGATTGAGGCGGGCTGGTCGTATCGACTGCCCGCTCGCGAGGAACGACGCTACCGTGAGCGGGTCATCGACTTGTCCGAGGACATCCAGGCGATCGGGTGGAAAGCGCAGGTTCGCCTGTGCCAGCGCTACCGTCGCCTGGCGGCCACGGGCAAGCCTCAGCCCAAGGTGACCACCGCGATCGCGCGTGAACTGGTCGGCTATGCCTGGGACATCGCCCGTCGGGTGTCGCCGGCGATAGCCGGCTGA